In Candidatus Bathyarchaeota archaeon, the genomic stretch AGAGGCTTGAATAGGCTAAAATCCTTCTTCAAACAACCGTCACTAAACACTAAATACTGGCAATACAAAGCTAATTATGACGTGGTGACTTGAATGCCCAGAGCAACAATCGTAAAAGAAGAAATTTCAGAGAAAAACATGCACTTTTTAGCTATCTACGTAGAGACCAAAAATGCGAGTTTGGTTCTACTTAGCGAAGCGGAAGACCAGCTAGGCACCTTAGCGGCATCCGTGCCATCTACTACTGGACTACGAATTCAACCGCTTTTATCTTCAGTGCTTTTGGGGGATAGAAACACCACAACAGCACGTATGCTAGCAGAACGTCTCGCCGCCAAAACTGGGAAGATAGGACTCGTTTCCGTATACCTCAAAACCGTAAGTGAAACCGAAGCAAATCCAGTCCTCATGAAACTCTTCGAAAGAGTAACCACAGTAAGCAAAGCAGAACAGGAACATCGTGAAGGAGAGAGCATTAATACATGAGCCTACGAAGCTTTCTTCAAGAAACAGAAAAAACAAGTAGTGCGTGTAAGAGAAAGAGTACCGCCGCATGTCTGTCTTCCCATGTAGAGACAAAACCTAAAAAGAAGCCAACCGTAAATCCGTGTTAGCTTATATGCCGAGTTCAGAATACTAATGTGGTTGTGAATCTATGTCCTTAAAGGTTGAAGACGCGATGGTGAAAGAAGTCATTACGATAGACGAAAAGTCAACGATAAAAGAAGCAGCAGACGTGATGAACAGATTTGAAATCGGCTGCCTAATTGTCACCAAAAACGGAAAAGCAGTCGGCATACTAACAGAACGAGACTTACTAACTAGAGTTGTAAGCCAAACAAAAAATCCTAGAAAGACAAAAGTGGAGACGGTGATGTCAAAACCTCTCATCGTCGTGGAACCAGACATGGACTTAGAAGAGGCTGCCAAACTGATGTTTAAACTGAAAATAAAAAAACTTCCGGTAGTTGAAGGCGGACGACTTATGGGGCTGGTGACTCTTACAGATCTTGCACGTTTTCAGCCACAGATGATTCGCATCCTCAAAAAACTAAGCAAGCAAATGGCACCAAAACGAATGAAGAAAGTCGTCGACTACTACGTCGTGTAATCGCTAAACACATTTTTTATCGAGGCAATTAAC encodes the following:
- a CDS encoding CBS domain-containing protein, with product MSLKVEDAMVKEVITIDEKSTIKEAADVMNRFEIGCLIVTKNGKAVGILTERDLLTRVVSQTKNPRKTKVETVMSKPLIVVEPDMDLEEAAKLMFKLKIKKLPVVEGGRLMGLVTLTDLARFQPQMIRILKKLSKQMAPKRMKKVVDYYVV